ATCGCTCCGGAGGTGCACGACGTCCTCGACCCGGAGTCCGCTGCGCGGGGGTATCTCGACGACGCCCTGGCGAGTACCTCCCTTCCCTCCCTGACCGTGCCCGAGGTCGCCGGCACGCGGACCGGTTTCACCCCGATCGGCACCGAGACCGTCGCGCTCACCGGGACGCGCACGGTGAAGTTCCGTCAGGTCCTCCACGACATCCCCGTCTACGGGTCCTTCGTCGTCGTCGAGCTCGACGGGGACAACGAGCTGGTCGGCATCGACACGACGACGGGACGACCCGAGGACGTGGACCCGGTCGCCACCATCGCCCCGGCCCGCGCCGTCGAAATCGCTCGCGAGGCGCCCGGTGGCTACTCGCCGGTGGCCACCGCGGTCCCCCGGCTGCACTTCTACTACGACGGCGGGGAGGAGCGGTGGCGCTTGGTCTACCTGCTCGAGGACGTGCCCGTGACCACGTCAGGCGGGGCGACGGGGGCGGACCCTCCGGTCCCGGAGGCGCCCCACCTCGTGGACTACGTGATCGACGCCCACGACGCGTCCGTGGTCGATGTGCTGCCACGCACGCCCAGCCTGACCGCCGAGGGCGTGGAGCAGACGGCCGCGGACTCCTACGGTGTCCAGCGGACCTTCGTCGCACAGTCGGAGCAGGAGCGGCTGGTGCTGCGGGACCCGGTGCACAACGTCGAGACCTTCGACTTCGGCTTCGACGACCCGGCGACCGATGCCGACGCCCTGCCGGGGGCGCTCGTCGAGAACCCACCCGACTGGTCACCGGCGGCCGTGAGCGCCCACGCCAACGCGATCGTCGTCTCGCGCTTCCTGCGCACGGTGGTGCTGCGCAACAACATCGACGGCCGGGGCGGGCCGCTGACCTCGACCATCAACTGCGTCGTGCAGTCCGCCAGCAGCGGACCGAAGGAGTGGGCCAACGCCTTCTGGAACGGCACGCAGATGGTGTACGGCCAGATCCGCAACGGCGACGACCTGCGCTCGCTGTCGGCGAACGTCGACGTCGTCGGCCACGAGATCTTCCACGGTGTCACCGGCTCGACCGCGCGGTTGGAGTACCGCGCCCAGTCGGGTGCGCTGAACGAGTCGTACTCCGACGTCTTCGGCACGATCATCGCCAACATCGGCAACGAGGATCCCCGCACCTGGGACTGGCTGATCGGCGAGAAGCTCTTCCCGGACCGTGAGGCGCTGCGCGACATGGCCGACCCGACCCGCTTCGACCAGCCGGCGCACATGGACGACTACCAGGACCTGCCCGTCACCCAGAACGGGGACTGGGGCGGGGTGCACACCAACAGCGGCATCCCGAACAAGGCGGCCTACGTCCTGCTCACCACCGAGGATCCCGATGGCACTCTCGCGCTCACGCCGCACGAGGTCGCCGCGGTCTACTACATCGCGCTGACCCAGCGGCTCTCCCGGACATCGCAGTTCGCCGACGCCCGGCGGGCGTCCGTCGCCAGCGCCCGCTCCTTCCTGCGCGGCAGGCCCCGGGACGAGCGGGACCGGAAGGTCGCCGCCGTGGGGGCGGCCTTCGACGCCGTGGGGATCGCCTGACCAGCCGTGGGGGTCACCTGACGAGGTGGGATCACCTGGCTACGTGTGCCCACGGAGTCGCAAGAGCCAAGCAGGTGCGACGTCACCCGCCGCCGGCGTCGGGCCGGTCGGGGGCGAAGGGGGGCGTGCCTGCGCCGGTCGGTGTGGAGCCGGGCGCAGGGTGGCCGGCCCGGCCCACTCGGTCTCCAGGAGCGACTGACTCTCGCTCCCGGCTCACCGATCCGCCGTGGTCCAGCGCGGCCGCTCACGCCCGCCGCCGTAGCCCAGCGGCACGCGCGGCGGACGGACGACCAGATCGGTGAGGAACATCCGTCGCGACAGCAGGACCAGAGCTGCGGCGGCGAAGAAGACCAGGGCCGACAACCGCCACGAGGTCTCGTAGCCGAAGGCGTCGACGGCCATCCCGAAGAGGAGCGGCCCGGTCGCCCCGCCGAAGAAGGCGCCCGCCTGGACGTACCCGGAGGCCTTGGCCGGGGACTCGCGACCGATCCTGGTGACGGCGAAGAGGAACAGGCCGGGCCAGGACCATCCGATGGCGAAGGCCACCAGGCTCGCCGCGACGTAGCTGGCGACGCCGGGCAGCGAGAGGGCCAGCAGGGCCACCCCACCGATGGCCATCTGGGTGGCCACCACGGGCAGGTTGCGTCCGTGGCGGCGATCGGCGAGCTGCCCCACCAGGAGCCGACCGACGACGTTCAGCGCGCTGCCGGCGGCCATCAGCCCACCGGCCTGTGAGGGCGTGAGCCCGACCTCGAAGCCCCACGAGGCGATGAAGGACCCCATCGAGTTGGCGGCGGCGCTCCCCAGTGCGATGGCGGCCGTGACCACCAGCAGAGCCCTGACCGGTGGAGCATCCAGGCCGGCGCCCCGTGGCGGGGCAGCCGTCGAGCCGTTGCGCCCGGGGGCCAGCAGACCGGCGAGGACGACGACGAGCCCGACGCCGCCCAAGGTCCAGTACGTCGAGCGCCACCCGAGCTGGGAGGTCATGGTCGGCACGGCCAGACCGGCCAGCACGATCGCCACCGGGACCGCGGACTGCTTGACCCCGAAGCCGATGCCACGGCGATGGGCCGGGATGCTCCGGGACATCGCCAGATTCGCCGTCAGCTGGTGTGCGGCATTGGCGCAGCCGAGCACGACCATGCAGGCGACGAGGGTCAGCCACCCGTGGGCGAGCAGGGCCACCCCGACTCCCCCGACGGCCGAGAGCCCGCCGGCGACCATCGTCGACAGGCGTGGGCCCGCGCGGTCGGCCACTCCCCCGCCGAGAATCGCCACCAGGGAGGCGGCCGTGAAGAAGGCGGCGACGGCAACCCCGAACCGCTGCTCCCCGAACCCCAGCTCACGGCGCAGCGGCACCGACTGGGTCGCGAGGAGGAAGACCGGCACGGAGCCCACGGTGGTCAGCAGGCTGGCCCCGAGGACCTTCCACACCGCCGACGACATCACCACCCCATGATGCGACATCCCCGGTCAGGAGCGTGGCCGCGTCCGGCGAGGAGGCTGCAGTCGTCGGGACCGCCCCACCCCGGAGGCGGCGCGAAGGGGGAACGTCCGGCTGGCGGCTACGCGCTCACCAGCGCGGCGTCCACCGTGATCGTCGCTCCGGTGAAGAGCCGCGAGACCGGGCACAGCGCAGACGCGGACTCGACGATCGAGCCGAAGGCCTCCTCGTCGATCCCGTCGACGACGGCCCTGACGGTGATTGTCGAGGTGGTGATCGTCGGCGTCCCGTCGACCTCCTCCAGGGAGATGGTCGAGCTCACGTCGAGGCGGCTCGGCGGAGTCTTGTTCTCGTCCAGGGTCAGCGCAAGTGCCTGCGAGAAGCACGAGGAGTGCGCTGCCGCGAGGAGCTCCTCGGGGCTGCTCCTGCCGCCGGGCGCCTCGGTGCGCGAGCCCCACGTGACCAGCTGGTCGTCCAGGACACCACTGCTGGAGTCGTGCAGGGTCCCGCGTCCGGTGGCGAGGGGACCCTCCCAGGTGGTCGTGACGGAACGGTCGGCGATGCTCATGCTGATCCCTTCAGTTGGTATTTTTCCCACCGTACTCCGTGGAAAATGGCAACACCAGCCCTCGCCCCCATCAGTCAGGCGCAGTCGATGCACCGTCGCGCGGTGGGCCTGGCCTCGAGGCGCCCGGGCGCGATCGGACGGCCGCACTGCTCGCACGTGCCGTAGACGCCTCGGTCGAGCCGCCCGAGCGCGGCATCGACCTCCTCCAGGTGCGCCCGCCCCTGCCTGACGAAGGCGTCGACCTGCGAGCGCTCGAAGGCGATCGTCGCGCCCTCCGGGTCGTGCTCGTCGTCGGCGTTGCTCCCTTCGCTCGCCTCGACGAGTGCGGTGAAGTCGTCGGTGAGCACCGACAGTCGTTGGAGCGTCGCCCGACGCTCCTCGTCGAGGTGTGCCCGATGATCCGTCATCAGCCCATCATCCCGGCTCCGGCCCGTGAGCCACGGATCCGACAACCTCGCTCCCGACGCACCCGCACGACCAGCGCCCACAGGAGCACGCCGATCGCCGTGGCAGCGAGGAAGGGCTGCACGGGCGCGAAGTACTGCAGGGCTCCCGCGTAACCGAGCGCGATCAGGACCAGCTTGTTGCACACGGGGCAACCCACGGCGAAGAAGGTCGCGAATGCCCCGGCCATGCCCAGGCGGGAGCCGCGCTCACCCCCGTCGTCCGGGTCGCGACGGGCGACGTAGGTCGCGGTGACCAGTCCGGCCAGCACCGAGGTGACCACCAGGACCGGCCACGCCCACACGGTCGTCGGGATCTCCCGGCTGAAGAGCGGGGTGGGGATCATCGCGGTCGGGACCGCCGTCACGATCATCGTCAGGACCGCGACCCCCGCAGCGGTCCACCAGCGCCGGGCCTGCCACGTGCGCAGCTCGTCGAGGAACGACGACGTGGTCGCCTGCTCTCGGGGCGGGGTCAGGGTGTCCATGTCAGTTCTTCCTGCTCATCGGGTCGGGACCGACGGCGTGGTCCCCCGTGTCGGCGGGGTCCACGGGCCGGGAGTCACGCCGCCCACTGCGTTGGCGCCACAGGGCGATCCCACCCAGGACCACGACAGTGGCGGCGATGAACCAGATGTCCGAGACCCCGGCGCTCCAGGTGCTCAGCGCCGACTCGGCCGAACGCTGGGTACTGATCGTGAAGACACCACTGAGACTGGCGGTGCCCTCGGTGAGGATCAGCAGCACGCCGATGGCGATCGACAGGACTCCGGAGATGACCATCGCCCAGGTGTTGCGCCACGGGCCAATCGAGACCTCCTTGGGGGCGATGGCGGCCCGTCCGCGCGTCCCCAGACGCTTCCAGACCGCCGCGAGCACGAAGAGCGGGACGGTCATGCCCAACGCATAGAGGGCGAGCACGGAGCCGCCGTAGATCGGGCTGCCGCTCACGGCCGCCACCATCAGCACCGACCCGAGGATCGGTCCGGCACAGACCCCGGCGACGGCGTACACCGCGCCCAGGGCGAAGACCGATCCGACCGAGGTGCTGTCGCGCTG
The DNA window shown above is from Janibacter sp. A1S7 and carries:
- a CDS encoding M4 family metallopeptidase, coding for MPDDHRPDGLTRYSIHAWDDSSTEALSTITAHRGVRAGIAPEVHDVLDPESAARGYLDDALASTSLPSLTVPEVAGTRTGFTPIGTETVALTGTRTVKFRQVLHDIPVYGSFVVVELDGDNELVGIDTTTGRPEDVDPVATIAPARAVEIAREAPGGYSPVATAVPRLHFYYDGGEERWRLVYLLEDVPVTTSGGATGADPPVPEAPHLVDYVIDAHDASVVDVLPRTPSLTAEGVEQTAADSYGVQRTFVAQSEQERLVLRDPVHNVETFDFGFDDPATDADALPGALVENPPDWSPAAVSAHANAIVVSRFLRTVVLRNNIDGRGGPLTSTINCVVQSASSGPKEWANAFWNGTQMVYGQIRNGDDLRSLSANVDVVGHEIFHGVTGSTARLEYRAQSGALNESYSDVFGTIIANIGNEDPRTWDWLIGEKLFPDREALRDMADPTRFDQPAHMDDYQDLPVTQNGDWGGVHTNSGIPNKAAYVLLTTEDPDGTLALTPHEVAAVYYIALTQRLSRTSQFADARRASVASARSFLRGRPRDERDRKVAAVGAAFDAVGIA
- a CDS encoding MFS transporter; this translates as MSSAVWKVLGASLLTTVGSVPVFLLATQSVPLRRELGFGEQRFGVAVAAFFTAASLVAILGGGVADRAGPRLSTMVAGGLSAVGGVGVALLAHGWLTLVACMVVLGCANAAHQLTANLAMSRSIPAHRRGIGFGVKQSAVPVAIVLAGLAVPTMTSQLGWRSTYWTLGGVGLVVVLAGLLAPGRNGSTAAPPRGAGLDAPPVRALLVVTAAIALGSAAANSMGSFIASWGFEVGLTPSQAGGLMAAGSALNVVGRLLVGQLADRRHGRNLPVVATQMAIGGVALLALSLPGVASYVAASLVAFAIGWSWPGLFLFAVTRIGRESPAKASGYVQAGAFFGGATGPLLFGMAVDAFGYETSWRLSALVFFAAAALVLLSRRMFLTDLVVRPPRVPLGYGGGRERPRWTTADR
- a CDS encoding OsmC family peroxiredoxin, with protein sequence MSIADRSVTTTWEGPLATGRGTLHDSSSGVLDDQLVTWGSRTEAPGGRSSPEELLAAAHSSCFSQALALTLDENKTPPSRLDVSSTISLEEVDGTPTITTSTITVRAVVDGIDEEAFGSIVESASALCPVSRLFTGATITVDAALVSA
- a CDS encoding TraR/DksA family transcriptional regulator, translated to MTDHRAHLDEERRATLQRLSVLTDDFTALVEASEGSNADDEHDPEGATIAFERSQVDAFVRQGRAHLEEVDAALGRLDRGVYGTCEQCGRPIAPGRLEARPTARRCIDCA
- a CDS encoding cytochrome c biogenesis CcdA family protein; translation: MDIGYTGAFLGGILTLLSPCSVMLLPAFFAYAFTSPSALIGRTAIFYAGLSVTLVPLGVFSGSLGSLLTTHRMTLVTVAATVIILLGLWQLSGLPVPGLSRSTSRQRDSTSVGSVFALGAVYAVAGVCAGPILGSVLMVAAVSGSPIYGGSVLALYALGMTVPLFVLAAVWKRLGTRGRAAIAPKEVSIGPWRNTWAMVISGVLSIAIGVLLILTEGTASLSGVFTISTQRSAESALSTWSAGVSDIWFIAATVVVLGGIALWRQRSGRRDSRPVDPADTGDHAVGPDPMSRKN